The Mesotoga sp. UBA6090 genome includes a window with the following:
- a CDS encoding NAD-dependent epimerase/dehydratase family protein has translation MIIGITGYSGFVGSRILRLLINDQSIDEIYLIGRQPILDCTSSKLKHFRFDLVTSSESFDRRLDVLIHSAGRIRKTHNDATPDKDYFDTNVYGTFNLINHVKTNRLIYVSTVDVYGENSFERRIDENRCSKPQGVYSATKYLGEEVCRIAYAEENLLVARLGNVYGPGDRSEKLIQTAIKRIKSGQKIKMYGDGSYTRDYIFVEDVASLVVKLSVGEATGIVNVVSGSDHSISETLAMICSRLGVNFDEVVETLDVENPPKSIRFNNQCLKRFVKSFQFTELSKGLVQTID, from the coding sequence ATGATAATTGGGATAACAGGTTATTCTGGATTTGTTGGCTCAAGAATACTCAGACTACTTATCAATGATCAATCAATAGATGAGATCTATCTCATAGGTAGACAACCGATTCTGGATTGTACTTCATCAAAGCTTAAACATTTTCGCTTTGATCTTGTTACTTCATCTGAGTCTTTTGATAGGCGACTAGATGTTCTAATTCACTCGGCAGGAAGAATAAGAAAAACCCATAATGATGCTACTCCGGACAAAGACTACTTCGATACAAATGTTTATGGCACTTTCAATTTGATCAACCATGTAAAGACCAATAGACTAATTTATGTTAGTACGGTTGATGTTTATGGAGAAAACTCTTTTGAAAGACGTATTGATGAAAACCGTTGCTCAAAACCTCAAGGAGTCTATTCAGCAACAAAATACCTTGGGGAGGAAGTGTGTAGAATAGCTTATGCAGAAGAAAATCTTTTAGTAGCTAGATTAGGCAATGTATATGGTCCTGGAGATCGTTCGGAAAAACTCATCCAAACCGCAATTAAGAGGATTAAATCTGGACAGAAAATCAAAATGTACGGAGATGGCTCATACACTCGCGACTACATATTTGTAGAGGATGTTGCTTCCTTGGTGGTAAAACTATCTGTTGGTGAGGCCACTGGGATTGTGAACGTTGTTTCAGGAAGTGATCACTCAATATCAGAAACACTTGCTATGATTTGTTCGAGACTTGGCGTCAATTTTGATGAGGTTGTGGAAACTTTAGATGTCGAGAATCCTCCAAAATCAATAAGATTTAACAACCAATGTCTGAAGAGGTTTGTAAAATCATTTCAATTCACTGAACTATCAAAAGGGCTTGTCCAGACAATTGATTAG
- a CDS encoding acyltransferase, whose product MSKLMKAIRNPRLALKVLQNRIRSALNKTKAKRSARRSGARLDLGERISFYQKTLFTGKGSIKVGSSTSFGVDVGGKYFHNYCEIQARFKEAEITIGENVASNNGLLIICAERIEVGSDSLIGKDVQMIDFDAHGLAPSERRNSVGKVKPIVIGRNVWIGNNVIILKGTEIGDNSVIGAGAVVAGGKFPSNVVIAGNPARIVEEI is encoded by the coding sequence TTGTCAAAGCTGATGAAAGCTATCAGAAATCCTAGGCTTGCTCTAAAAGTACTACAAAACAGAATCAGAAGTGCACTTAATAAAACTAAAGCGAAGAGATCTGCCAGAAGAAGTGGTGCAAGGCTTGATTTAGGCGAACGTATTAGCTTTTATCAGAAAACACTGTTTACGGGGAAAGGGAGCATTAAAGTCGGTTCAAGTACATCATTCGGAGTCGATGTCGGCGGAAAGTATTTTCACAACTATTGCGAAATACAAGCACGCTTCAAAGAGGCGGAAATAACGATCGGTGAAAATGTCGCTTCAAACAACGGATTACTGATTATCTGTGCCGAAAGAATCGAAGTTGGAAGTGATAGCCTCATTGGAAAAGACGTTCAGATGATTGATTTTGATGCACATGGTTTAGCCCCTTCTGAAAGGAGAAACTCAGTCGGAAAGGTAAAGCCAATAGTTATTGGTAGAAACGTGTGGATTGGAAATAATGTAATAATACTAAAGGGAACTGAAATTGGTGACAATTCCGTCATTGGTGCCGGTGCAGTTGTGGCCGGAGGCAAGTTCCCATCAAACGTGGTAATAGCAGGCAATCCTGCGAGGATTGTTGAAGAGATTTGA
- a CDS encoding carboxylate--amine ligase, with the protein MYRILVGGAGGTPANNYIKCLKKVGGFYVIGTTSNKYDVFKSLADESYYLPPARDNSYFEAFQEILDKTKPDFAYPSHDFEVQTLSDNRNRLDDLGIRYLWPSQKTVNSCVDKGRSAAIWQAAGIKVPNTILVSDYEDLEKAFGDFGGNVWLRAREGGGGYGALPTNNISFAEAWINQFNGWGKFTAAELLTPDSITWSSIWLNGELLVAQTRKRLFWAFANRTLSGVTGITGAAVTCDDSIVDDIALKAILSIDDRPNGIFSVDMTYDNEGIPNPTEINIGRFFTTIDFFERMGLNMPYIFTMTGLGKLDTSMLPRKKVNPLTPGKCWLRGMDLEPVLVDLDRIDLVERR; encoded by the coding sequence ATGTACAGAATCCTGGTTGGAGGGGCAGGGGGAACTCCTGCAAATAACTATATAAAGTGCTTGAAGAAGGTTGGAGGTTTCTATGTTATTGGTACTACTAGTAATAAATACGACGTATTCAAGTCACTAGCAGATGAAAGCTATTATCTTCCTCCAGCAAGAGACAATAGCTATTTCGAGGCTTTTCAAGAGATTCTCGATAAGACTAAACCAGATTTTGCTTATCCAAGTCACGATTTTGAGGTCCAGACTCTCTCCGATAATCGTAATAGGCTTGATGATTTGGGTATAAGGTATTTGTGGCCTTCCCAAAAGACTGTGAACTCATGCGTTGACAAAGGGAGATCTGCTGCTATTTGGCAAGCAGCAGGAATCAAAGTACCCAATACTATTCTAGTTAGCGATTATGAAGATCTGGAGAAAGCTTTCGGAGATTTCGGAGGCAATGTTTGGTTAAGAGCAAGAGAAGGCGGAGGAGGATACGGAGCACTTCCAACCAACAATATTTCTTTTGCAGAAGCTTGGATTAATCAGTTCAATGGGTGGGGCAAATTCACTGCCGCAGAGCTTCTTACTCCTGACAGTATCACATGGTCATCAATATGGCTCAATGGGGAGCTTCTTGTTGCTCAGACAAGAAAGAGACTGTTTTGGGCATTCGCAAATCGAACTTTGTCAGGTGTTACTGGTATCACAGGCGCCGCAGTGACTTGTGATGATTCCATAGTAGATGATATTGCTCTCAAAGCGATACTTTCAATAGATGATAGACCTAATGGTATTTTTTCAGTTGATATGACCTACGACAATGAAGGAATCCCTAATCCTACGGAGATAAACATTGGTAGGTTTTTCACCACCATTGATTTTTTTGAAAGAATGGGTCTGAATATGCCGTATATTTTCACTATGACAGGACTGGGGAAACTGGATACAAGTATGTTGCCGCGAAAAAAGGTGAATCCGCTAACACCTGGAAAATGCTGGCTAAGAGGAATGGATTTGGAACCAGTGCTAGTTGATCTCGATAGAATTGACCTAGTGGAAAGACGGTGA
- a CDS encoding HAD family hydrolase: MISLFLDFDGTINDSSLRAYESYSMATKRLGGIPIDYQGFLLNKRNGIEKSALLFRSGIEVSAVDMFDNYVLSFIEMESCLLLDRLYGWSLELLSAFSELELKLFLLTSRRRSDLLQRQIDNYFIREYFSEIFVESDKAAFLNSQDLESTCIIVGDTEAEIVAARRARISCVSVSWGMRSRSFLSALNPEYLVDDFKDLLEIIGKKAIRKEQ, translated from the coding sequence TTGATTAGCCTTTTCTTGGATTTCGATGGTACAATAAACGACTCTTCCTTGAGGGCGTATGAATCATACTCCATGGCTACCAAAAGACTTGGTGGAATTCCTATTGATTACCAGGGTTTTCTTCTGAATAAGCGAAACGGGATTGAAAAATCTGCTCTGCTTTTTCGAAGCGGAATAGAAGTCTCTGCAGTCGATATGTTTGATAATTATGTTCTGTCCTTCATAGAAATGGAATCCTGCTTATTACTGGACAGGCTTTATGGTTGGTCATTAGAGCTTCTTAGTGCTTTTTCAGAATTAGAACTGAAATTATTCTTACTTACTTCGCGCCGGAGATCTGATCTACTACAAAGACAAATTGACAATTATTTCATAAGGGAGTATTTCTCAGAGATTTTTGTTGAAAGTGACAAGGCTGCTTTTTTGAATTCTCAGGATCTCGAATCTACATGTATTATTGTAGGCGATACCGAAGCAGAAATAGTTGCTGCAAGACGAGCACGCATTTCATGTGTCTCCGTATCCTGGGGGATGAGATCACGCAGTTTTCTTTCGGCTCTCAATCCAGAGTATCTTGTAGATGATTTCAAGGATCTTCTCGAGATAATTGGTAAAAAAGCAATTCGCAAAGAACAGTGA
- a CDS encoding deoxyguanosinetriphosphate triphosphohydrolase family protein yields the protein MAGFQNPLYDDFYKTRIQNREEDIRGPYFRDQTAIIHCMAFRRMKKKTQVFFSPQNDHVCTRIEHSLHVSTIASVICRALRLDVEMAQAIALGHDIGHAPFGHAGEKKLSELASGCGGFFHEIQSLRVLDRIENDGKGLNLTYAVRDGIVSHCGEEDDRSLEPCSSVKNLDEIQKKSTIPTPYEGCVVRFSDKIAYLGRDIEDAITPGIIKIEDVPQNIRDALGSKNGEIINAFVTDLVTWSERNGLIGLSDQKVALIKELKDFNYKKIYKHQKLLSYIEYVEKIIENLFYYYLHHVTEYQMNFSMYKNASDKPAQRIGDYIERRQSAYTLESFNATRVVVDYIAGMTDDYALKTFEEITLPKPIEFVR from the coding sequence ATGGCTGGTTTTCAGAATCCTTTATATGACGATTTCTACAAGACAAGGATTCAAAATCGTGAAGAAGACATTAGAGGTCCGTATTTCCGGGATCAAACTGCGATTATCCACTGTATGGCTTTCAGAAGAATGAAGAAGAAAACGCAGGTTTTCTTCTCTCCTCAAAACGATCACGTATGCACTCGAATTGAGCATTCGCTGCATGTATCGACTATAGCCTCAGTAATTTGCAGAGCTTTGCGACTTGACGTAGAGATGGCGCAGGCGATCGCACTTGGACATGACATTGGCCATGCTCCATTTGGGCATGCGGGAGAGAAGAAACTTAGTGAACTGGCGTCCGGTTGTGGAGGCTTCTTCCATGAGATTCAAAGCCTTAGGGTATTGGATCGGATTGAAAACGATGGGAAAGGCCTCAATCTAACTTATGCTGTCAGAGACGGGATCGTCTCGCACTGCGGTGAAGAAGATGATAGAAGCCTTGAACCGTGTTCATCTGTGAAAAATCTTGATGAGATTCAGAAGAAGAGTACGATTCCAACGCCATATGAAGGTTGCGTTGTTAGGTTTTCCGATAAGATCGCCTATCTTGGCCGTGATATTGAGGATGCAATTACTCCCGGGATAATTAAGATTGAGGATGTCCCTCAGAACATACGGGATGCACTCGGTAGTAAGAACGGAGAAATCATAAATGCCTTTGTTACTGATTTAGTGACGTGGTCGGAGAGAAACGGCCTAATTGGGTTGTCAGATCAGAAGGTCGCCCTGATAAAGGAGTTGAAGGACTTCAACTACAAAAAGATTTATAAACATCAGAAACTCCTCTCCTATATAGAGTACGTTGAGAAGATCATTGAAAATCTGTTTTACTACTATCTGCATCATGTTACTGAGTATCAGATGAACTTCAGTATGTACAAAAATGCTTCTGATAAACCGGCGCAGCGAATTGGCGACTATATCGAAAGAAGGCAAAGTGCATATACGCTGGAGTCGTTCAATGCTACAAGAGTAGTTGTTGATTACATAGCAGGTATGACTGATGATTATGCTCTCAAAACATTCGAAGAAATCACATTGCCTAAGCCCATAGAGTTTGTGAGATGA